The Elusimicrobiota bacterium genome segment CTCGCCCAGCGGCCCCGTGCCCTCGAGCTCGCGCAGGGCGCCCTCCAGCGCGGCGTCCTCCCCCTCGCGCAGCCGGGCCTCGAGGGCTCGGCGCAGCGAGAGAAGCGTCCTCGCCTGCTCCACGCGGCGGTAGAGGCGGCTCTGCGCGTCGCCCGACAGGAACGGCTGGACGGCGGAGAACCGGGCGGCCATGGCGGCGACCTCCCCCTCCTCGATCGCGGGGACGAGCTTCTCCAGCTCGTCGCGCTCCCTCCACGCCCAGCCGGAGACGGCGTCGGCGCGGTCCTTGAGGGCGAGCGCGGACCAGCCCCCCTCCCCGCGCCCCTTCGCCTCGAGCCACGCCTTCTGCGCGGGCAGCAGCGTTCCCCACTCGAGGACCGCGCGGCGGACAAGGTCCAGGCGGGCCGGGAGGCGGAGCGCCGTCCAGGCCAGCAGACCGGGGACCTCCGAGAGCTCCCCGAGCTCGCGGGCGACGGAGCCGGGCGCCATGCGCAGGAGCAGCGCGGCCCGCAGCTCCCCGGGGTCGCGATGGAGTTCCAGGAGCTCGCGCAGGTCGTCGAGAAGGTTGGCGCGGAGCAGGAGGCCGGCCCCGCGGGAAGGATCCTTCTCCAGCAGAAGGAGCAGATCCGCATCGGTGAGGAGTCGGGCCGCGGCGGCGGGATCGAGCGCGGCGAGGGCCTTCTCATCCTCCGCGGAGACCGCCGGCACGGCCGCGTCCTCCTCCGGGAGGCCCAGCGCGGAGGCCGTCGCGCGGGCGGCGTCGCCGACGCGGACCTCGCGCAGCGCGCGCAGGCGCGAGCCCGCCGCGTCGAAGGCCGCGTGGACGGCCGTCCACTCTCCATCGTCGAGGTAGATCCTCCCGGGTCCGACGTAGCGCCCCAGGCGGCCGCGCAGGTCCGCGAGCGCCCGCTCCGGGAGGCCCGGCGCGGCGGCCTGCGCGGCCAGCGCGAGGGCCCGGGCCCGCTCCTGCGCCACGAGTCCGGCGGTCACGCCCAGCCGCCCCTCAGCGGAAAGCGCCTGGAACGCCGAGGGGTCGAGCCCGAGAGAGCTCAGGGAGACGGCCAGCTCCCGCAGAGGAGGGTCCGCGAGGACCTTTCGCGGAGACTGTTCGAAGAGCGGGACGAGGAGCCCCTGCGTCGCCGTCGGAAAAGCCGGAGCGAGCAGCCCGCCCTGAGCGTGCAGGGCCGCCGCCCAGGAGTAGAGGCCCGCCGCGTTCGGAACGCCGGCGGCCGCGAAGCTCGCGCGCACCGGTACGGCGCGGGTCTGCGCGCGCGCCGACGGCGCGAAGACGAGGAGAAGGAGGAGCGCGCTGCGCAGCATGCGCGGAGTCTAACGAAGATGGAGAGGAGGAATGCGGGAGCTTCGGGCCCCGCGGGCGCGGCATAAGGCCCATGCCGCCATGGGTCGAAGGGTGCTAGGAGTGTCCTTTCCCCTCGATTCCCCCTCTGGGACTCATGATGGGAGATGAGGGCGGAGCTGTGTGCTCTCGAGCCTGGGGCGGAGGCGGAGCGCCTTGAAGACGCGGAACAGACTGTTCCATTCGGGATTGCCGCGCTTTGAAAGCATGCGATGGAGGCTCTCGCGCTTGAGGGAGGCGGACTTCGCGACGTGGGTCATACCGTACGCCTTGGCCACGGTCGCCAGGGCGATCAGCACCAGCTCCGGGTCGTTTTCCTCGAACGCGACCTGGACGCAGGAGTTTAGATAGGCGATCGCCCGCTTGGGGTGCTTGCGGAACTCACGGACCTGCTGGTCTTCATGGGAAACATACGGCGGTTGCGCTTTCATCTTCGTCTCCGATAATCCGCGGCGAATTCGCGCGCCTGCCGGATATCAGGACGCGACCGAACGTCGAGGCCTCCAATCCCATGAGCCAGTCGGAGAACGGGACGCGGCCGCCGACCGTCCGGTAGCGCCGCAACTCCATCGGGGCGTCGAGCATAGTGTAACTTATACGTTACATTCCGTCAAGGGTAACGGTCCACGTTCGGCCGCCTCAGGACCGGCGCGGAGCCTCCCCACCGTCCTTCACTTGTCGCTGGCTGGCCAGCATGGCGCAAAGCGGACAATCGGGATCGAGGACGTCGTCCTGCGGCGCAGTTCCAGCGTTCCCTCGCGTTCCGCGCGCAGACGCGCGATCGCCGCTTCGATCTGTTCAGCGCTCGCGTGGCGGCTGACGACGACGTCGTTCCAATACAGTCTCATCGCGCCCCTCCGGTGCCCGTCCCCCGGATTACGAGTGAGCCGACAAAAAGTTCCATCCCCACGGAACTTCGCGAAGCCCTGGGACGTAATTTGAAGGAAGAAGGGAGCGTTATGCGACGGAGGGACCGGAGAAAACGAATCGTGCGGACTCCCGCAGGGAAGGGAGTTAAGGAAGGTATGGCCCTATATGAAGAAGGGGTGAGACGTTACTTAAGAGGAGCTCTCAACTTCTCCAGCATGAGGGCGTCGACCTGGTCGGCCTTCGTCTTCACCCCGGCGAGGGCGTCCTCGGCCTTCTTGTGCATCGACGAGCGCCAGGCCTTGTCCTCGAGTCCCGCGAGGTTGATGAGCACGTTGTAGTACGCGCTCTGGGCCGCGGCGCGCGCCATGAGCGCCGCGACGCCGGCGTCGGAGACCGAGTTGGGGTTCCCGTTCTCGGCCGCGAAGAGCGCGCAGTCGAGCACCGGGAGCTGCTTCTCGAGCACGGCCAGGGGTTCGACCGTCGCGGCCTTCGTGGCCTCCTCGATGGCCTTCTTGCGGGCGGCCTTCTGGGCGTCGTCGCCCTTGGGGAGGCCGAAGGCGGCCATGACCGCGTTGAAGGAGGCCGCGTCGTCGTCGACGGCCTTGAGCAGGTCCTTCATGTGGCCCTGCGCCTTCACCGCCATGTCCTCCATCCGGTCCCGGACGCCCTCGAAGCCCTTCTTGTCGTAGGTGAGAGCCGAGACCATGGAGCAGAGCGCGGCGCCCAGGGCGCCCGCGAGCGCGGCGACGGAGCCGCCGCCGGGGGCCGGGGAGCGGGAGGCGAGCTCCTTCAGGAACTCCTTGAGGGACATGGCGGCCATGGGTCCGTCCTCCTTGAAGCGCTCCTCGATGACCTTCGCTTTCGGGTCGAAGGGCGCCACGTCGGAGAGGCCCAGCGAGAGCGCGCCCGTGCGCACGAGCTCGTCGTCGCTGACCCCGACGCTCTGGTTCTGCTTCTTGAGGAAGTAGCGGCCGGCCTCGAGCAGGACGCGGCGGGGCAGCATCCCCACGACCTCGCTGCCCGTGACCCGCAGGCCGGCCTTCGCGGCCAGGTCGCAGCAGGCGTCGTAGACCTTGTGCACCGGCGAGGCGTCGATGTCGAGGATGTTGATGGTGACCTGCGCGCGGCCGTACTCCGGGATGAGCCAGCCCGTCGCCTGCACGGCCTTGAAGAGTCCGGGGACGCGCTGCTCGGTGCCGTCGGCGTTGAGGACCTTGCTCCCCTTCGCGTCCTTCTTGAGCCGGCCCGACTCCCGGATGGCGAAGGCGATGTCCTTGGCGAGCGGGACGCTGGTCGTGTTGAGGTTCACGTTGTACGCGATGAGGAAGCCCCGGGCGCCGATCGCGGTCGCCCCGGCCTTGGGGTCGAAGCGGGCGGGGCCGAAGTCCGGCTTCCACTCGGGTTTCTTGAGCTTCTCCTCGAGGGCCTCGTACTCGCCGGCGCGCAGGTCCGGCAGGCGGCGGCGCTCGGGCCGCGTCGCGGCCTCGGCGTAGAGGTAGACGGGGAACTGGAGCTCGCGGCCGACGCGTTCGGCGAGGCGGCGGGCGAGCTCCACGCACTCGGCCATGCTCGCCTCGGAGATGGGGACGAAGGGGCAGACGTCGCAGGCTCCCTGGCGGGCGTGCTCGCCCTTGTGCCGGCGCATGTCGATGAGCTCGACGCCCTTCTTGATCGCCTGGAAGGCCGCCTCGAGCACGTCCTCGGGCTGACCGGCGAAGGTGTAGACGGTGCGGTTGGTCGCGGCACCCGGATCCACGTCCAGGAGCGCGACCCCCGGGACCGCGCGGACCGCGTCGGCGATCGCCTCGATGACCTTCTTGTCGCGACCTTCGCTGAAATTCGGGACGCATTCTATGAGTGTCATGTGTCCATTTTACCTATTTGGAGTTCCGTTTCCCTACTACCCTCCCCCGCGGGGAGGGGCAGGGGAGGGGGCCCCCTTGGGACCACTCTGAAAAGGCCGCCCATCCCGGTCGGCCTTTTCAGTCCAAAATATCAGCGATGCCGACCGGAAATAGCGTAATGTTAATTTGGCATTTTGAGTGCTATGATTGATTTTGGCACCTGATATACAGGTCAGTCTACTCCATAGTTAGGCGAACGAGTTCATAATGGTGAAAGACCTCGGAGTGAATACGTGAGGGCAAGAGGGCTCATTCTCTTTATTTGTGTCTGCGGTTTTTCGAGCGCATTTGGTCAGGGTCCGAATGATCCGAAACAGATGTCTCCAGACCGCGCGCTATTTGAGGCGATAAAGCATTTCGATGAAAAGGGCGTCCTAAAGGCGCTCAATGGTGGCGCTGACATTAACGCTCAGGACCCGAATGATGGGAGAGGATTCACGCCGTTAATGAAGGCCTGTCATGATGTCTCGGAAGGTGACCAAGAGAGTTCTTCCAAGATGGTTGACCTTCTGCTCTCGAAAGGTGCCGACGTTAACCGTCCTGCTCCGGATGGGATGACAGCTTTGCTTCGGGCGGCATGCGATCGTGATCGTGCAACCGTTAAGAAGCTCTTACCACGGGGAGCAGATCCAAATCTTGGCAATTATCCAATCGTTATGTGTGCTGCTCAAAGCAGCGATAGGGAGATGCTGAACCTATTGATAAAACACAAGGCGAATGTTAACGCTGCGGATGGAACCGGCAACACAGCGCTTTTGGCAGCCGCTCAGCGTGGTGATAAGGCAATGGTTTCGTATCTCCTGTCAAAGAAGGCGGACTTTAGACTTCGCAACCAACGCGGCGAGACCGCACTGGTGCTTTCAAAGAAATTTCCAGAGATTCAGCGGATTCTCCGAAAGGCGGGAGAAAGTGATTGAGTATCAGAACTTAGCGTCGCCTAACATTCGATGGAGCCGCCCGCGCACGCGGGCGGAATCCATAGTGCGCGGCGGCTCACCGAGGCGTTAGGCGCATGTTTCCCATGATCAAGCTATTAAGATTCGTGTCACTTTGCGTAATGCTCGCGGCGGCGTGCTCCCTCTGCGCCTGCGTTGCTGGATTCAGCTCTTTCTCAATGAAAGGGACATCGGCTGTAGCGTCCTCTCAACAGCTTGAGGATATAGCTGTCTCGTATACGAGTGAGCCAGGTTATTGTATGCGGGAGCTGAAACTGCCACTCGAGAGAACTCTTCGGCGCTATGGCATTGTCGATATTTTGCCGACAGAAAACTCTGTCGCGCCAACAAGACAGACCGCGTTTCAACTCCATGTCGCATGCACTCACAAGGAATCCAATATAGGCAGTAGGGTGGTCTCAACGTTTTCTTTTGCGGTAGTGCCGGGCACTTGGCGCGACGACGATGTCTATGATTTCCAACTCGTCGCGCCGAACGGCGACGAAAAACGCCTTTCCTATTCCTATTCAACGCGGACTTATTCCTGGCTACCTTTTGCGCTTTTCGGCCCGCGGGTGATCTTCGTGCTTGTTGACGGTGGAGACCAATATCAGGAGCAACGGCTTCTCCTTATGGAGCAGATTGCATCCCGCATGATAAACGATGCGACTCCATTCTTACTCACGCACAAAGGCCACCCATGAGAAGGCCTCCTATCGCAATGAATGTGCTGATGGCCGGACACTTCTCCCTACTGCTCCTTAGCCTTTCGCTGACTGGTTGTAGTTACACTCGCGTCATCACCCATATTGAAAGCGCTCCTCAAACACAGAAACCTCCTCAGCTAAGCGAAGTCAAGGTGTCTTACAACAGCTGGGACCTTCGCCAGGAGTGGCTCTCAGAGAACAGCAGCAAGACCGTATCAACAGCTTTACTTGATGTCCTCCATGAGTATGGGATTCAAGACGTCGTTCAGTCGGACAAATACGAGCCAGACCGACTCAACATTTCGATTTATGAACTCGAAAGTGACATGACTTGGGGCTCACGATTTATTGGCTTCCCCTTGGGCATGATCGCTAGCATGACATGCTTCATTCTTCCTGCCCACCTACGCGAGGTTTACCCGATTGAGGTGCACATCGTTGATCCGGAACAAAGTGGAAGCCGAAGGCTGACGATTATTCGCTCCTCGTGGACTCAAAGCCAGTGGATGTGGCTTGGATTCGCTTTCTTCGCAGGCGGTCCCCTTGGTGAAAACAGCTTGATAACTGGGCACTCGCGGATGGACTGGCGAGAAGCAATAGACAGTTTGCACGTATCAACGCTTCGCAGTTCGTTGCGTCCGATTCTGCGGAAAGTGTTGCATGAGCGTGCCAAGACATGAACGCTTGCACCTTTGTACCGAGAGGATTTTCGTCAGTGCCGAACATCGGCTTGAGCCGCCGGGCGCAGGCGAGGGGAGCCGCAGGTAGCGCCCGCGGCTCAGCCAGGCGTTGATTTAGGGAGAGACACTAATGGCATTCGGTAGCGGGGTAATTCCCCCGGTTCAGTTCGAGAAAGCAATGATATTTGTCGACGGGACGAACCTGTTTTATCGTCTCGCATCGGAGAAACTCCGCCTTGAAAGAAGTATCCGTGCCATTTTTAGCGAACACATAAGCAGGAGAACGCTCGTTCGCACTTATCTTTATACCGTAAAGGAAAATCTAGAGAAAGCTGTCTTGATTCACGGGGAGCACATTAGAAGGGACGTTCGGGTCGTCCTGGGTGATGGCATCCCCACTAAAGATGGAAACATCAAGGAAAAAGGTGTTGACGCGCTCCTTGTCGCCGATATGGTCTATCACGCTGCCACTCGCAATTATGATTTTGCACTCGTCGTAAGTAGCGACACGGATTTTGTTCAAGCGATTCGGCGAGTAGAGGACTTCGGTTGCCGGACCGGAGTTCTGTGCGTTTGCAGTGATGTCCCGCCTCGTCTCAAAGAAAGTTCAGACCTGGCCTTTTCATTGACGGGACAAATGCTCGTGGAAGGTAAGCACGCGTCTAGGATTCAAAATTGAAGCATCGCCTAACCATTGGGTAGAGCGGACGCCGCTCACCTCCTGCGTTAGGCGGCGGCGAGCTTCGAATCAATGAACGAAAGAACTGCAAGTGAGGAGGCAATCCGGGAGCTTTACTGCCGGTTTGGTCTCGCATACTACAACAGCGAATGTCTTCATCGAACTCTTTGCCATATTTACGTGCAGGCACCATTTAAGAATCGCGCTGAAGTAACCCGCCCTCGGATCGAGGAACGCTTTAATGAAGCATATGCCCTCACTCTGGGAGATGTAATCGCCAAGTTGAAGGGCCTTATTGAGGATGATTTCCATATGCTCTTGATGGCTGCAAATGAGCGGCGCAAGTTTCTCGCACATCATTTCTGGTTTGAGAGATCCCATCTCATGTTCTCGGACGAGAATGTGGCCACGTTGATTCGAGAGCTGGATTCCGACTCGGCACTGTTTGCTCAGCGTGATGCCGAGGCGAGCGAAATCCTGCACGCTCAAATGCGCATTTTCGGCGTAACACAAGAAGCACTCGGCCAAGCACTCGCGGAATTGCAGGCCGGCAATCCCGGGCCGGACCTGATGAAGAAGCGGAAACTCAAAAAAATCGAAGTGCTTGTGGGAGCGTGGGAAGTCCAGGTTGGAGACGGCGAGAGCACGTTGATCCTGGAGACTGATGACGGCGAGTGTTGGCAGTTTTGTGATGCGGGCTTGGGCTGGACACGGTTTCAATCGCGAGAAGCCACCTGGGTCGCAGAGGAACGAATTCAGCGGCACCTCCCGGCCACCATCAATCCACGGCCCAAAAACGCGACTCCTTGGAACTACGATTTTCAATTGCGTAACGGCAAAAAGCTCTGGGTCAAGTTGGGAAAGAAGCCTCTTACTTTTACATGGGGTATTCGGTAGTGAACTGTCCCCGCCGAACATCCGATGGAGCCGCCCGCGCACGCAGGCGGAACTTATAGTGCGCGGCGGCTCATCGAGGCGTTAAGCAATCTCACTTACACCTAACCCCCAATCTATCGAACGAATCCAAGCGTAGGTCTTGCGGCGGCAGGTTCGACGCATTCATGTGTGGGGTATGGAACTGGGAGGTGTGCGCTTTACAGGCGCACACCTCCCAGTAGCGTCTCCACCCACCCGCCCACCGGGACGGTTCGCGGCGGCTGTCTTCAGCACGCGATACATCATCCCCCCCTTCCCGCATGATGGGACTGTAGCGGGCGGAATCCTCTCTGTGGTAGTATGGGCTCCTCGGCGTGATTCCATCAGGAGAAAACATATGGCATTCAATCTCAGGAACAGGCATTTCCTCAAGGAGCTGGACTTCACGAAGGAGGAGCTCCTCCACCTGCTCGCGCTCTCGAAGGACCTCAAGGCCGCGAAGTACGCGGGGACCGAGGGGCAGAAGCTCAAAGGCAAGAACATCGCGCTCATCTTCGAGAAGACCTCGACGCGCACGCGCTGCGCCTTCGAGGTGGCCGCCCACGACCAGGGCGCCCACGTGACCTACCTGGAGCCCTCCGGCAGCCAGATGGGGCACAAGGAGACGGTGAAGGACACCGCCCGGGTCCTGGGACGCATGTACGACGGCATCGAGTACCGCGGCTTCGGGCAGGAGATCGTGGAGGAGCTGGCGGCGCACGCCGGCGTCCCGGTCTGGAACGGCCTGACGAACCAGTGGCACCCGACCCAGATGCTCGCCGACGTCCTGACGATGACCGAGCATTCCCCCAAGCCCTTGGAGAAGATCGCCTACGCCTACCTGGGCGACGCGCGCTTCAACATGGGCCGCTCCCTGCTCGTGATCGGCTCGATCCTGGGCATGGACGTGCGCATCGGCGCGCCGAAGAGCCTCCAGCCCGAGCCGGAGCTCGTCGAGAAGTGCCGGGAGCTCGCAAAGCTCTCGGGAGCCCGCATCACCGTGACCGACAAGGTCGAGAAGGCGGTGAAGGGCGCGGACTTCATCCACACCGACGTCTGGGTCTCCATGGGCGAGCCGAAGGAGGTCTGGGAGCAGCGCATCAAGCTCCTCAAGGCCTACCAGGTCAACCCGAAGGTCCTGAAGCTCTCGGGGAACAAGGACGTGAAGTTCATGCACTGCCTGCCGGCGTTCCACAACGCGGACACGAAGGTCGGCAAGCAGGTCTCCGAGCAGTTCGGCCTGAGCGACGGCATCGAGGTGACCGAGCCCGTCTTCGAGTCGAAGGCCTGCATCGCCTTCGACCAGGCCGAGAACCGCATGCACACCATCAAAGCCGTGATGGTGGCTACATTAGGATAACGCCAGTGACAGTCCCTCATTGCCTCCCCCCACGGGGGAGGCAGGAGGGGGGCGAAACCCAAAAGCGAGGGGCCCGCGAAAGCGGGCCCCTCCTTTTCCTCCCCAGGAAGCTCAGCGCAGCGTCGTCTTGAGCAGCGCCAGGAACCGCTCGAAGTCGAGCCCGGTGAGGACGGTCACCGGGGCCTCGCCCTCGCCGACCGCGGCCTTGTCCTTGACCGTCATCGCGCCGTAGCGCGGCCCGAACTCGGTGACCACGTCCAGGTACAGCGGCTCGGAGCGCGTGACGACGGCGGGGTCCACCAGGTAGGCCGAAGCGAGCGCGTCCCAGATGTAGCGCGTCGCCTTCGGGTTCGTCAGGAACTTCGGGTAGTGGTTGCCCAGGTCGTCCTTGAGCAGCTCGGAGAGCGGCGTCCCCGCGGAGACGAGCTCGTCGAAGCGGGCGCGGTCGATGAGGGCCTGGTTGGTCAGGTCGAGGCCGATCATCACCTTCTCGCGGATGGGAGCGGCGAGCACGAGCTTCGCGGCCTCCGGGTCGAACCAGATGTTGAACTCCGCGTCGGGGGTCGTGTTCCCGGGGACGCGCACGTTCCCGCCCATGAACACGAGGCGCTCGATCTTCTTCGCCAGTCCGGGCTCGCGCTGCAGCGCCAGCGCCAGGTTCGTCATCGGCCCGATGGCGAAAAAGGTCACCGGCTCGGGGGAGCTCGCGAGCGTGCGGACGATGTAGTCCACGGCCTTCGCGCGCCTGGGCTCGATGCCGGAGAACTTCCCCCCCGAAGGGGGGTTCAGCTTCCCGGGGACGGGCGCGGGCCGGCCGAAGGCGCCCATGAAGCCGAGCTTCCACTTCTCCTTCATCTCCCTGGCCATCTCGACGGTGTTGCGCAGAGGATGGTCGGCGCCCAGATAGAAGGGAAGGTCCGGACGGCCGAGGAGTCCGGCCACGTGGGTCATGTACACCGCGCCCTGCAGCGGCGCGTAGTTGCCCGCGACGAGGGTCACGCCGTCGACGGCGTAGCGGGGGTCTTTGAGCAGCATCGCCAGCGCCACCCCGTCGTCGGCGAAGAACGCCGAGTCGGTGTCGAAGATCAGGCGCTGTGCGGGCTCCCGGACGTCGCCGGTCGCGACGCTGCGCCGGACCTTCGCCAGGTCGGTCTGGTAGGCGGGACTGGCCGTCAGCCGCCGGTAGAACTCATCGGCGAGGGTCTTCCCCCCGGCGA includes the following:
- a CDS encoding ornithine carbamoyltransferase, whose protein sequence is MAFNLRNRHFLKELDFTKEELLHLLALSKDLKAAKYAGTEGQKLKGKNIALIFEKTSTRTRCAFEVAAHDQGAHVTYLEPSGSQMGHKETVKDTARVLGRMYDGIEYRGFGQEIVEELAAHAGVPVWNGLTNQWHPTQMLADVLTMTEHSPKPLEKIAYAYLGDARFNMGRSLLVIGSILGMDVRIGAPKSLQPEPELVEKCRELAKLSGARITVTDKVEKAVKGADFIHTDVWVSMGEPKEVWEQRIKLLKAYQVNPKVLKLSGNKDVKFMHCLPAFHNADTKVGKQVSEQFGLSDGIEVTEPVFESKACIAFDQAENRMHTIKAVMVATLG
- a CDS encoding nucleoside hydrolase — protein: MTTKTLLAGLASCVLVAGCSHAPKAGSGFWSEVPQYVDFAAFTSADFAAPPEDGSAADIADLAAVREAQAKRTPSDCARAAHEVPPDYEHLIGAAGPFALPLKPEVRSFFWRVRSDAARSSSVLKKRFHHKRPYKRAGDLEPCVKREPEDSYPSGHAMIARVFAHILADLVPARRERYFERADAAALDRVVGGVHYPSDIAGGKTLADEFYRRLTASPAYQTDLAKVRRSVATGDVREPAQRLIFDTDSAFFADDGVALAMLLKDPRYAVDGVTLVAGNYAPLQGAVYMTHVAGLLGRPDLPFYLGADHPLRNTVEMAREMKEKWKLGFMGAFGRPAPVPGKLNPPSGGKFSGIEPRRAKAVDYIVRTLASSPEPVTFFAIGPMTNLALALQREPGLAKKIERLVFMGGNVRVPGNTTPDAEFNIWFDPEAAKLVLAAPIREKVMIGLDLTNQALIDRARFDELVSAGTPLSELLKDDLGNHYPKFLTNPKATRYIWDALASAYLVDPAVVTRSEPLYLDVVTEFGPRYGAMTVKDKAAVGEGEAPVTVLTGLDFERFLALLKTTLR
- the ftcD gene encoding glutamate formimidoyltransferase, producing MTLIECVPNFSEGRDKKVIEAIADAVRAVPGVALLDVDPGAATNRTVYTFAGQPEDVLEAAFQAIKKGVELIDMRRHKGEHARQGACDVCPFVPISEASMAECVELARRLAERVGRELQFPVYLYAEAATRPERRRLPDLRAGEYEALEEKLKKPEWKPDFGPARFDPKAGATAIGARGFLIAYNVNLNTTSVPLAKDIAFAIRESGRLKKDAKGSKVLNADGTEQRVPGLFKAVQATGWLIPEYGRAQVTINILDIDASPVHKVYDACCDLAAKAGLRVTGSEVVGMLPRRVLLEAGRYFLKKQNQSVGVSDDELVRTGALSLGLSDVAPFDPKAKVIEERFKEDGPMAAMSLKEFLKELASRSPAPGGGSVAALAGALGAALCSMVSALTYDKKGFEGVRDRMEDMAVKAQGHMKDLLKAVDDDAASFNAVMAAFGLPKGDDAQKAARKKAIEEATKAATVEPLAVLEKQLPVLDCALFAAENGNPNSVSDAGVAALMARAAAQSAYYNVLINLAGLEDKAWRSSMHKKAEDALAGVKTKADQVDALMLEKLRAPLK
- a CDS encoding ankyrin repeat domain-containing protein, with amino-acid sequence MRARGLILFICVCGFSSAFGQGPNDPKQMSPDRALFEAIKHFDEKGVLKALNGGADINAQDPNDGRGFTPLMKACHDVSEGDQESSSKMVDLLLSKGADVNRPAPDGMTALLRAACDRDRATVKKLLPRGADPNLGNYPIVMCAAQSSDREMLNLLIKHKANVNAADGTGNTALLAAAQRGDKAMVSYLLSKKADFRLRNQRGETALVLSKKFPEIQRILRKAGESD
- a CDS encoding addiction module antidote protein, with the translated sequence MKAQPPYVSHEDQQVREFRKHPKRAIAYLNSCVQVAFEENDPELVLIALATVAKAYGMTHVAKSASLKRESLHRMLSKRGNPEWNSLFRVFKALRLRPRLESTQLRPHLPS
- a CDS encoding NYN domain-containing protein, which encodes MAFGSGVIPPVQFEKAMIFVDGTNLFYRLASEKLRLERSIRAIFSEHISRRTLVRTYLYTVKENLEKAVLIHGEHIRRDVRVVLGDGIPTKDGNIKEKGVDALLVADMVYHAATRNYDFALVVSSDTDFVQAIRRVEDFGCRTGVLCVCSDVPPRLKESSDLAFSLTGQMLVEGKHASRIQN